In the genome of Taeniopygia guttata chromosome 4, bTaeGut7.mat, whole genome shotgun sequence, the window GTCCACTTCCTGTTATTATGGTACAAAGTGTACAATGCATATCTAGACAGATGAATAACTGAAGACAACCATTTCATAAGATGTCTTTCTTAAAAGGAAACTGATCATTgaaaaatccacaaaatccTCACCGTGAATCCAGTAAGGAAgattataatataaatattcaaTGCTGACTATAACAAAATTAGTATGTTACTTCCTCTTGCATCTTTGGTGCTGTACTgaaattttttcaaaatattgatTTAGGCATGGAATTAACATGAGACAGGAAACTTAAACTGCACAACAATAATCTAAATAAATTAATCACAGGAAAACCCAGCCTGAAATTATCCATGATCTCTCTATGAATACTTAAAAAtagcatctttaaaaaaaaaatctttctgaagTTCACATTCTGTTCAGAACGTTCAAGTTCTGTTACAGAAAGTTTAAATCCACTATTTGCCACTATGGTTTTACCTTCTCAAACATGTCTCTATTTAAATAACAAGTTTTCCTGTTAGATGATCAGCACACACCAAAACCCCTTCAGATACAGGGTCACAGAAAAGTACAAAGAGAATGAGAGGTCTTGTTTATGAACAAATAGAGCAACTGGAAATTATACCAAGCCAGCTCCCTCTCTCTGTCCACCAGTTCATACTTTTCCACTTACTGCGCTAATAGGTTGGTTTAGTATGCATTtccaaaatctcattttcatgAGATTGGCTATTTCATCTCTCCtacttttttttcaattgaGATATTTTTCTGCATCAGAAAGCCTTTTCAGACTACTGTCTATTTCAATGTCAGTGGCAGCTGATGAAAGACATTTTAAGCTGTGAAAAAGGGCTCCCTTAAAATCTACTTCTCCTTGATTATTCTTTTTCCTAAAACAAGTAATATTTACATCATGAAACACTGTCACTGAATAGCAGCAGCACCTATTTGTCACCattctcttcttccttccctagTTTATCTCCTCCTAACCTACTACTGTCCCAGAATGGCAACAGTGTTTTCCACAGTTGTTTCCCAActcctctcttttcttctgcCTCTCCACACTGTTTTGCTTCTTCCTAAGGCTCTTCTCACATTTCAGGCAGAGAAAAACTCAAGACATTGAATATTGGAAATTGTTGCCTCTTCTTTCCCCTCACCCCCCAAGTTATCTGAAGCACCTGATGTTATTTGTACTTACTGACAGGTTTGTGGATAAAAGCACAGACAATGGCAGACAGCAATGAGATGACCATCAACCTTGTTGTCCTTGGAAAAACTCAGACTGGCAAAAGtgctgctgggaacagcctgcTGGGCAGTGCAGACTTCGAGAGCCgcctctgccccagctctgtgactatgtgctgcagcctgggacGCAGCGGCCGCATTTTGGGGCTCATGCGGAGAAATGGCCGCGAGTCAGCTCTCCGCATTCGGGTACTGGACACCCCCAGCTACCCCCACAGTGCTCTGAGCAAAGAGCAAGTGAGAGCCACggtgagagcagccctggctcagCACTTTGGGGACGAAGGCCTACACTTGGCCCTCTTGGTCCTGAGGGCTGACCTGCCTCTGTGTCCAGATGAAAGCGATGACACAGTTCAGCTCATCCAggtaaccaaaaaaaaaaaaagtagaagtcTCTGCCCTGATAGCAACTCTTTCACTTTCAGGTGAAAATAGCTACAGCAgagttgactgcaaaaagtgattttttgttttccaacaACAGCCTAATGTGTTATGAGTGGCAGATACTAAGATCAGAACAAAGACTGTATAAGATTTTGAGTCCTCAGCAAATCAAAGCTCTCTCCTCTCTTGTTAAAACTGGTAACTCAAGACTTCCTTGGGCAGCTTAAGGCAAAATTTTGTATGTGTTTGATATTTTTCATCCCTAGTGTATAAAACAGATTAATCACTATCAATACACCAGGTGTTTTTGACACCCCACTTACCCTGAAAGTAGACAGACATCCTTTAAAGTAGTTTTATATACCTTAGCATTTAGGTTACAGAATCAAGATCACTGCAATGTCCTTTTATCACCAAGGTAGGCTTCTTGTCATATACAGGAGTTAGCAGGATTGCACCAAAGCTGTAATTCCATTTACACCTGTAAATTAAAGCCCAACCTCTCTTATTCCTATTAaaattttatgcattttctgaaagaaaagcagcttgtTCTCTCCATTCTCCCGCATCAGATAAATCACAGAAGTTGAAGAAAAGCTCTCTGGCCCATTATTTAAGGTGTTGCATTTGAtttgtgtttttcctgaatTGCTGAGAATAGTTCAGTTTTATGGATCACAGCTGGAACTGAAGTTGATGTTACACAGAAATtcatcatttatttttttcaacaaaaggtgcttcagtgttttcaaaaaaaagttttttaagaGCTCCTAACAGTGCGGCAATATGGATATGTGGTAACTACTGATTTCAAACTAATGTGTGACACAGCTAAACAAccatttttccttatttccacGAACATTTTTTAACTGAAGATGTTCTGTTAACATCTGTAGCCAGGGAACAGAGAACTGCTAGTAGTGCATGACCACATATTTTCACATATGTCAATGTCTCGGAAAGGTGAAAAAAGACCCAGAAATTTCAGCAACTCGGATAGCATGCACTGGATTACTGccggggaaaaaaaacacatacaTGTAAATAGTCTGGTAATGTACTAAGTATATGAAATGGGagtgggggaaaagaaaaaagagataaCTAGTTAAGATTTGCTTTTCATTACAGGAACTTCTGGGTCCCACATGGAAGGATTTCACTGCAATCCTACTTACTCATGCAGACAAGGCAGAAGAGGCTGGATACAGTGAGGAAACATATTTGCACAGCGCGTCAAGTACCCTGTTGTCACTTTTGAGCTCAGTACAGGATAAATACATCTTCTTAGACAACCACAACAGCAtaattaaagaagaaagaaatattgtCCTAAGAAAGCTCTTGAATTTTATACAGAGAAATAATTATCAAGTACTTAAGCACAGGAAGGAATAAAATTAGCTTTAAGGTGCTCACTAGTCTATTTTCTACAGTAGGTAACATCTAATAGAAATGTTACCTACATTTTGTTACGTTTTAAAGAGTAAAAGCCATCAACTAGAAAACTCCACATCCATACCAAACACCTTTGAACACACAATTAGAAAAATCTCTTTAGCTTATGAAACTCCTTACCTTCCACAAAGTGCCTCACAGTACTGCACTCAGAATCCTAGGTTCAACCACAAAATCAGAACAAGCTAGTGCTCCAAAATCATGCTCATAATATGTGTTTAATTACAAATGGGATTTTATATTACACCAGACTGTATATCCCAATTCAGACAGAATACAGATCTGGaagaataaagtaaaatttaaaaaggaaaaaaaaaagtaaaaaaagaagtaaaaaaggCATGAG includes:
- the GIMD1 gene encoding GTPase IMAP family member GIMD1, coding for MADSNEMTINLVVLGKTQTGKSAAGNSLLGSADFESRLCPSSVTMCCSLGRSGRILGLMRRNGRESALRIRVLDTPSYPHSALSKEQVRATVRAALAQHFGDEGLHLALLVLRADLPLCPDESDDTVQLIQELLGPTWKDFTAILLTHADKAEEAGYSEETYLHSASSTLLSLLSSVQDKYIFLDNHNSIIKEERNIVLRKLLNFIQRNNYQVLKHRKE